From the genome of Desertibacillus haloalkaliphilus, one region includes:
- a CDS encoding helix-turn-helix domain-containing protein, whose amino-acid sequence MSELGQRLKQAREERSISLEELQELTKIQKRYLAAIEEGRFDALPGKFYARAFIKSYAEAVNINPDQLFDEFSNELPNPRKEVTDLPSRSERTKDKSKAKVTTNRSKFRSLIPALVAGICLVAIVFGIWVYLQNNNEGAEGVPSGDQEEPFEEEINVDLNDEPPVDNEDGTEEEPAPEQDINQEEDISDEEEVAEVTTEQQLTHLETQGNHSYYELVGTDQFLVDINYTGTSYVGISNGKGNTFYAANATENDETMSYDFSEEEEIEFNFGASPFVELRVNGEHLEFPIDTVHQKVTVTFNPDVD is encoded by the coding sequence TTGTCAGAATTAGGGCAACGTTTGAAGCAGGCAAGAGAAGAGAGAAGTATTAGTCTTGAAGAGCTACAGGAGCTAACAAAGATTCAAAAACGCTATTTAGCAGCAATTGAAGAAGGTCGATTTGACGCCTTGCCAGGTAAATTTTATGCGCGAGCATTTATAAAAAGTTATGCCGAAGCCGTAAACATCAATCCAGACCAACTCTTTGATGAATTTTCAAATGAACTTCCGAACCCTCGAAAGGAAGTGACCGACCTGCCATCACGGTCGGAACGGACAAAAGATAAATCAAAGGCAAAAGTAACGACAAATCGCTCGAAGTTTAGGTCTCTCATTCCAGCGCTCGTTGCTGGTATTTGTTTAGTTGCGATTGTTTTTGGTATATGGGTATATTTACAGAATAATAACGAAGGAGCAGAAGGTGTTCCAAGTGGTGATCAAGAAGAGCCGTTTGAAGAAGAAATTAATGTTGACCTAAATGATGAGCCCCCTGTCGACAATGAAGATGGAACGGAAGAGGAACCAGCTCCTGAACAAGATATCAATCAAGAAGAAGACATTAGTGATGAAGAAGAGGTAGCTGAAGTGACCACTGAGCAGCAGTTAACTCATTTAGAAACACAAGGGAACCACAGCTACTATGAGTTAGTGGGAACAGACCAATTTTTAGTGGACATCAATTATACAGGAACGAGCTATGTAGGGATTTCAAATGGGAAAGGAAACACGTTTTATGCTGCGAATGCTACTGAGAATGACGAAACGATGTCATATGATTTCTCGGAAGAAGAAGAGATCGAATTTAACTTTGGTGCATCGCCTTTCGTAGAGTTACGTGTGAACGGAGAACATTTAGAATTCCCAATAGATACTGTCCATCAGAAAGTGACGGTTACGTTTAATCCTGACGTAGATTAA
- the ymfI gene encoding elongation factor P 5-aminopentanone reductase, translating into MNKYVLITGASGGIGAAVARQMASQGYHLFLHYNQNRQSVIQLKEELKSEERDVKLVQADLGSQCGADYLITQLSHPVASIIHNSGSSYVGLLQDMGDDEVETMIQLNLTSPIQLTKKLLPQMIQARSGKIIVISSIWGLAGASCEVVYSTVKGGLNSFVKALAKEVAPSGIQVNAVAPGAISTSMLDHFSGEDLQAISEEIPMGRLGHPEEVANLVSFLHSNQAEYINGQVISVNGAWHC; encoded by the coding sequence TTGAATAAGTATGTGTTAATAACAGGAGCAAGCGGAGGGATTGGGGCCGCGGTTGCCAGGCAGATGGCCAGTCAAGGCTATCATCTTTTCCTCCATTACAACCAAAACAGGCAATCAGTGATACAATTGAAAGAAGAGTTGAAGTCGGAAGAGCGAGATGTCAAATTAGTTCAAGCCGATTTAGGTTCACAATGTGGGGCAGATTACCTCATTACGCAACTTAGCCACCCTGTGGCAAGCATTATTCATAATAGTGGTAGCAGTTATGTAGGGTTGTTACAAGATATGGGAGATGATGAGGTTGAAACAATGATTCAACTGAACCTTACAAGTCCTATTCAACTTACAAAAAAACTGTTACCGCAAATGATTCAAGCTAGAAGCGGAAAAATTATTGTCATATCCTCGATTTGGGGTCTAGCAGGAGCGTCTTGTGAAGTGGTTTATTCAACCGTTAAAGGTGGTTTAAATTCATTTGTAAAGGCATTGGCTAAGGAAGTCGCACCGAGCGGTATTCAGGTAAATGCTGTTGCCCCAGGCGCAATTTCAACCTCAATGCTTGACCACTTTAGTGGTGAAGACCTGCAAGCAATTTCTGAGGAGATTCCGATGGGGCGACTAGGTCATCCTGAGGAGGTAGCTAACCTTGTGTCGTTTTTACATTCAAATCAAGCCGAGTACATTAACGGTCAAGTGATTTCTGTGAACGGTGCGTGGCATTGCTAA
- a CDS encoding competence/damage-inducible protein A, whose protein sequence is MNAEIIAVGSELLLGQIANTNAQYISRELAAIGIDVYYHTVVGDNQVRLTNAIEQAQKRADIIIFTGGLGPTKDDLTKATVAAVVGRSIEIDTESLRRIEAYFARHNRAMTPNNKKQAEVIAGSTVFLNNHGMAPGMAFKEEQVTYLLLPGPPKELKPMFRTDARQFLFNQTNDSAQIFSRVLRYFGIGESQLETELEDLIDEQTNPTLAPLAGDQDVTLRLTVKHNNKEDAMKLLDDLEQKIQSRVGDYFYGYGETTIVEQVSAQLSQNSLTIAAAESLTGGLFSQKLTDVPGSSRLFTGSVVCYTNDVKQQVLHIPETMIDEVGVVSAECAQLLARNVANLTHASIGISFTGVAGPEKQEGKEVGTVYVGICTGDTAKDFTLHLSGNREQIRKRSVMYGCFYLLKELKKVEK, encoded by the coding sequence ATGAATGCAGAAATTATTGCAGTCGGTTCAGAGTTGTTATTAGGACAAATAGCGAATACGAATGCACAATACATTTCCAGAGAATTAGCAGCCATCGGAATAGATGTGTATTATCACACCGTTGTTGGTGATAATCAAGTACGTCTAACCAATGCGATAGAACAAGCACAAAAGCGGGCGGATATTATCATTTTTACCGGGGGTTTAGGCCCGACAAAAGATGATTTGACCAAAGCAACCGTTGCAGCTGTTGTTGGCCGTTCGATTGAGATTGACACCGAGTCATTAAGGAGAATTGAAGCGTACTTTGCTCGACACAACCGAGCGATGACACCGAATAATAAAAAGCAAGCAGAAGTGATCGCTGGCTCGACAGTGTTTCTCAATAATCATGGGATGGCTCCAGGAATGGCGTTTAAAGAAGAACAAGTAACATATCTATTGTTACCAGGCCCTCCTAAAGAATTAAAACCAATGTTCCGTACAGATGCCCGGCAGTTTCTCTTCAACCAGACGAATGATTCAGCACAAATCTTTTCTCGAGTGTTGCGCTATTTTGGAATAGGAGAATCTCAACTTGAAACGGAATTGGAAGATTTAATAGACGAACAAACCAACCCAACACTTGCCCCATTAGCAGGTGATCAAGATGTTACACTACGTTTAACAGTCAAGCACAACAATAAAGAAGACGCCATGAAGCTATTAGATGACCTTGAACAAAAAATTCAATCTCGGGTCGGTGACTATTTTTACGGCTACGGAGAAACGACAATCGTTGAGCAGGTAAGTGCTCAATTAAGTCAAAACTCTCTCACTATTGCGGCGGCCGAAAGTTTGACAGGTGGGCTCTTTAGTCAGAAATTAACCGATGTACCAGGATCTTCTCGCTTGTTTACCGGTAGCGTGGTCTGTTACACAAATGACGTAAAGCAACAAGTCTTACATATACCAGAAACAATGATTGATGAAGTTGGCGTTGTTAGTGCTGAATGTGCTCAGTTACTCGCTAGAAATGTTGCTAACCTAACTCACGCATCCATCGGCATTAGCTTTACCGGAGTAGCAGGCCCTGAGAAACAAGAGGGAAAAGAAGTTGGTACTGTATATGTTGGCATTTGTACGGGCGATACAGCAAAGGATTTCACACTTCACTTAAGTGGCAACCGTGAGCAAATTAGGAAACGGTCGGTTATGTATGGGTGTTTTTATTTATTGAAAGAATTGAAAAAGGTGGAAAAATAA
- the pgsA gene encoding CDP-diacylglycerol--glycerol-3-phosphate 3-phosphatidyltransferase, translating to MNVPNKITLSRIMLIPIFMVFFLAPINLGEVILFSVSIPVTDLIAAFIFILAAGTDWLDGYYARRYQLVTNLGKFLDPLADKLLITAALIALVEVQLLAAWMAIVIISREFAVTGIRLVAAADGSVIAASNLGKLKTVFQVVAIAALLLHNIPFEAVGFPFATIMIWIATLLTILSGVDYFVKNKHVLT from the coding sequence GTGAACGTACCGAATAAAATTACATTATCGAGGATTATGTTAATCCCTATTTTTATGGTTTTCTTCCTTGCTCCGATCAACCTTGGGGAGGTTATTCTTTTTTCAGTGAGCATACCGGTAACCGATCTAATTGCAGCGTTTATCTTTATTTTAGCGGCAGGAACTGATTGGTTGGATGGCTATTATGCGCGCCGGTATCAGTTAGTAACGAATTTAGGGAAGTTCTTAGACCCTCTTGCGGATAAATTATTAATTACTGCTGCCTTAATCGCGTTAGTTGAAGTTCAACTTCTTGCAGCATGGATGGCGATTGTCATTATTAGTCGTGAATTTGCAGTGACTGGTATTCGCTTAGTGGCAGCGGCAGATGGTTCGGTGATTGCTGCAAGTAATCTTGGTAAATTAAAAACGGTATTTCAGGTTGTGGCAATAGCCGCACTGCTTTTGCATAACATACCATTTGAAGCAGTAGGGTTTCCATTTGCGACTATCATGATATGGATTGCAACGCTATTAACCATTTTATCTGGTGTTGATTATTTTGTGAAAAACAAGCATGTATTAACTTAA
- the yfmH gene encoding EF-P 5-aminopentanol modification-associated protein YfmH produces the protein MAQKINFEQLNETLYHEQMENGLHVYVLPKKDFNKTYATFTTKYGSIDNQFTPLGKEEAIKVPDGIAHFLEHKMFEDEQGDVFQEFSKQGASANAFTTFTRTAYLFSSTDNVSENLETLIDFVQHPYFTEESVEKEKGIIGQEINMYDDNPDWRVFFGALENMYQNHPVKIDIAGTIPSISDITKDLLYTCYETFYHPSNMVLFVVGSVDPEQVVEQVKANQQQKEFKAPEEIERFFDDEPNEVAKEKQVIHMSVQTPKCVMAFKEVDPTRQGQELLERELAINILLDLMFGQSSKNYQELYDEGLIDESFSFDYSAEYGFGFTSIGGDTKKPEALQAKVKEMVESFKAEPLDQEAVERARKKKIGSFLKSLNSPEFIANQFTRYQFNDMNLFDVVSTLEQLSIETLTDVANEHFDFSRFTVCEVKPESFVEE, from the coding sequence ATGGCACAAAAAATCAATTTTGAACAATTAAATGAGACCTTATATCACGAGCAAATGGAAAATGGATTACATGTGTATGTGTTACCTAAAAAGGATTTTAATAAAACCTACGCAACCTTTACGACAAAGTATGGTTCGATTGATAATCAATTTACACCATTAGGAAAAGAAGAAGCGATCAAGGTGCCTGATGGAATTGCACACTTTTTAGAGCACAAAATGTTTGAAGATGAGCAGGGAGATGTATTCCAAGAATTTAGTAAACAAGGGGCCTCGGCGAATGCTTTTACCACATTCACTCGTACCGCTTATCTTTTTTCAAGTACCGACAATGTCTCAGAAAACTTAGAGACGCTCATTGATTTTGTTCAACACCCGTATTTTACAGAAGAGAGTGTCGAGAAGGAAAAAGGTATCATCGGTCAAGAGATTAATATGTATGACGACAATCCGGATTGGCGTGTGTTTTTTGGTGCGCTTGAAAACATGTATCAGAACCACCCAGTTAAAATTGATATTGCGGGGACCATTCCATCGATATCAGACATAACAAAAGACTTGCTTTATACGTGCTATGAGACGTTCTACCATCCAAGTAATATGGTGCTATTTGTTGTCGGTTCTGTTGATCCCGAACAGGTGGTTGAACAAGTGAAAGCGAATCAACAACAAAAGGAGTTTAAGGCTCCTGAGGAGATTGAACGCTTTTTTGATGATGAGCCAAATGAAGTGGCTAAAGAAAAACAAGTCATTCACATGTCTGTGCAAACACCGAAATGTGTTATGGCTTTTAAGGAAGTGGACCCGACACGCCAAGGGCAAGAATTATTAGAACGTGAATTAGCGATCAATATTCTCCTTGATTTAATGTTCGGGCAAAGCTCAAAGAATTATCAGGAGCTATATGACGAGGGGCTCATCGATGAATCCTTTTCTTTTGACTACTCGGCTGAATACGGGTTTGGATTTACATCGATTGGTGGAGATACAAAAAAACCAGAGGCTCTTCAAGCAAAAGTAAAAGAGATGGTCGAATCGTTTAAAGCTGAACCACTTGATCAGGAAGCGGTTGAACGTGCTCGTAAAAAGAAAATAGGTTCATTTTTGAAATCGTTAAATTCACCTGAGTTTATTGCCAACCAATTTACGCGCTATCAATTTAATGATATGAATTTATTCGATGTCGTATCAACATTAGAGCAGCTATCGATTGAAACGTTAACAGACGTGGCCAATGAACATTTTGATTTCAGCCGATTTACGGTCTGTGAAGTAAAGCCAGAATCGTTTGTTGAGGAGTAA
- the yfmF gene encoding EF-P 5-aminopentanol modification-associated protein YfmF, producing MKEVQEHIVTINGMNVHIVPTDKYKTNTLVLLLKAPLSKDTVTKRAIIPHVLQSGTEKSPSRQQIRNRLDEMYGATLTVDVNKKGEHHVIAFRMDVTNEKFLNDSTPLTEQALALLAEVLLNPKVEGEGFESKIVEGEKRSLKQRIQSVVDDKMRYANVRLTEEMCKEEPFGLSVYGDEQAVDGVTASGLYEYYQQLLTEDAIDFYIVGDVDEKEIKDKVSQQFNFPKPRELAAQQHQMNHRDVKEEHVVFEKQDVKQGKLNIGFRTHTTFADQDYYALQLFNGLFGGFSHSKLFINVREKESLAYYAASRYESHKGILMVMSGIEFANYEKAVSIIKEQLDEMRKGSFTDGEIAQTKAVIKNQILETVDMPKGLVELLYHNEVSGTKREIKDWLAGIDSVTSEDIVGMANKIQLDTIYFLKGQEGE from the coding sequence ATGAAGGAAGTCCAAGAACATATCGTAACGATTAACGGGATGAATGTACATATCGTTCCAACGGATAAATACAAGACAAATACACTCGTATTGTTACTTAAAGCACCCTTATCAAAAGATACAGTAACGAAGCGTGCAATAATCCCTCACGTATTACAAAGCGGGACGGAGAAGTCTCCTTCAAGGCAACAAATTCGAAATCGCTTAGACGAAATGTATGGCGCAACACTAACCGTTGATGTCAATAAAAAAGGTGAACATCATGTGATCGCCTTCCGCATGGATGTAACAAATGAGAAATTTCTAAATGACTCTACACCGTTAACAGAGCAAGCATTGGCATTGTTAGCGGAAGTGTTACTTAACCCGAAAGTAGAAGGAGAAGGGTTTGAATCTAAAATTGTAGAAGGTGAAAAGCGCTCTTTAAAACAACGGATTCAATCGGTTGTTGATGATAAAATGCGTTATGCAAACGTACGCTTGACTGAAGAAATGTGCAAAGAGGAGCCATTTGGTTTATCAGTATATGGAGATGAGCAAGCCGTTGATGGGGTTACTGCTAGTGGGTTATATGAATATTATCAGCAGCTATTAACCGAAGATGCGATTGATTTCTATATTGTTGGAGATGTGGATGAAAAAGAGATCAAAGATAAAGTTTCACAGCAATTTAACTTTCCAAAGCCGAGGGAGTTAGCGGCTCAACAGCACCAAATGAATCACCGTGATGTCAAAGAAGAGCATGTTGTATTTGAAAAGCAGGACGTAAAACAAGGGAAATTAAACATTGGCTTTCGAACGCATACAACCTTCGCTGATCAAGATTATTATGCACTCCAATTGTTTAATGGACTATTCGGTGGTTTTTCTCACTCTAAGTTATTTATAAATGTCCGGGAAAAAGAAAGTCTAGCCTACTATGCGGCCTCTCGTTATGAAAGTCACAAAGGGATCTTAATGGTGATGTCAGGGATTGAATTTGCTAATTATGAAAAAGCAGTTTCAATCATTAAGGAGCAATTAGATGAAATGCGGAAGGGCTCATTCACGGATGGCGAAATCGCACAAACAAAAGCAGTGATAAAAAATCAAATTTTAGAAACGGTTGATATGCCAAAAGGTCTTGTTGAACTTCTTTATCACAACGAAGTCAGCGGCACAAAGCGTGAAATAAAGGATTGGTTAGCTGGAATTGATTCGGTAACAAGCGAAGATATCGTTGGGATGGCTAATAAAATTCAACTAGATACCATTTACTTCTTAAAGGGTCAGGAGGGAGAGTAA
- a CDS encoding YajQ family cyclic di-GMP-binding protein has protein sequence MAKEHSFDIVSEIDIQEVDNAIHQAVKEINNRYDFKGSKSSIERTGDDKITIISDDEYKLESVIDILKGKFIKRQLSQKVMEFGKIEKASGGTVRQVVTLVSGISSDSAKMVTKLIRDSKLKVKAQIQNEQIRVTAKSIDDLQTVIQIVKEKDFDFPVQFVNMR, from the coding sequence ATGGCAAAAGAACATTCGTTTGATATCGTTTCGGAAATCGATATACAAGAGGTTGATAATGCGATTCATCAAGCGGTTAAAGAAATTAATAACCGTTACGATTTTAAAGGATCGAAAAGTTCGATCGAGCGAACGGGAGATGATAAAATAACCATTATTTCTGATGATGAGTATAAGTTAGAATCTGTTATCGATATTCTTAAAGGTAAATTTATTAAACGACAGTTGTCGCAAAAAGTAATGGAGTTTGGTAAAATTGAAAAAGCTTCTGGTGGGACTGTACGACAAGTGGTTACACTTGTTTCGGGAATCAGTAGTGACAGTGCGAAAATGGTAACAAAGTTAATACGTGATTCGAAGTTAAAAGTGAAAGCTCAAATCCAAAATGAACAAATTCGTGTTACGGCCAAAAGTATTGATGATTTACAAACAGTTATTCAAATCGTAAAGGAAAAGGATTTTGACTTCCCTGTCCAATTTGTGAATATGCGATAA
- a CDS encoding DUF3243 domain-containing protein produces MSVLDNWEQWKDFLGDRLHQAQNEGMNENVISDVAYQVGEYLAQQVEPKNEQERVLAQMWNVATPEEQHAIAHMMVKLVKNEGTQ; encoded by the coding sequence ATGTCTGTATTAGATAATTGGGAACAATGGAAGGACTTTTTAGGAGACCGTCTTCATCAAGCTCAGAATGAGGGTATGAATGAAAATGTTATCTCAGATGTTGCGTATCAAGTTGGTGAATATTTAGCACAGCAAGTGGAGCCTAAAAATGAACAAGAACGTGTATTGGCTCAAATGTGGAATGTTGCGACACCAGAGGAGCAGCATGCCATTGCACATATGATGGTTAAACTGGTAAAAAATGAAGGAACACAATAA
- a CDS encoding FtsK/SpoIIIE family DNA translocase — translation MARKKKKQKIEWKKQLKFELFGLSLFVLSIVTFAQLGSVGDVLVYLFRFFIGDWHIACTVAIFLISMYLIIKRKVPNLWTRRLGGMYLLLLSFVLMSHVTLFEQLAGQTGFEDSSVIRNTWELYWLSITGENTLNTLGGGMVGAIGFAVSYFLFAELGTWLVAWVLVVISVILITGRSLGELTGSFFVKMLAIIKNAQEKLKSDFQDWKTNVTNEIRKRQEKQKQKLESPVTSEEAQNVSVDEPSEPIIHDFSSHGTPPPIERAKEITPVQDQQGDPSNDGEDQSEIKGQTVEEEIGEQDTSTPLITAEFTNADYQLPPADLLHLPNKNGQQQERQQVSANARKLERTLESFGVKARVSQVHLGPAVTKYEVHPNIGVKVSKIVNLSDDLALALAAKDIRIEAPIPGKSAIGIEVPNQEVALVSLKEVLDTSEKQNSSVLSVALGRDISGEPILASLNKMPHLLVAGATGSGKSVCINGIITSILMKAMPHEVKLMMIDPKMVELNVYNGVPHLLTPVVTEPKKASQALKKVVSEMERRYDLFSHTGTRNIEGYNELIKRQNNENEEQQATLPYIVVIVDELADLMMVASGDVEDSITRLAQMARAAGIHMIIATQRPSVDVITGVIKANIPSRIAFGVSSQTDSRTILDTGGAEKLLGRGDMLYLPVGASKPTRIQGAFLSDEEVERVVDFVISQQKAQYQEEMTPTEVKESEQEVSDEIYPDAVELVMEMNTASVSMLQRRFRIGYTRAARLIDEMEARGIVGPYEGSKPREVLVDKPTTEEASS, via the coding sequence TGTTACTTTTGCCCAATTAGGCAGTGTCGGCGATGTACTCGTCTATTTATTTCGTTTCTTTATTGGAGATTGGCACATTGCGTGTACGGTTGCTATTTTTCTCATTTCAATGTACCTGATTATTAAACGAAAGGTCCCCAACCTTTGGACAAGGCGATTGGGAGGGATGTATTTATTATTGCTCTCATTTGTACTGATGAGTCATGTTACGTTATTTGAACAGTTGGCCGGTCAAACGGGCTTTGAGGACTCTTCAGTCATTCGCAATACGTGGGAACTATATTGGCTCTCCATTACAGGGGAAAATACGTTAAACACACTTGGTGGGGGAATGGTTGGTGCAATCGGTTTTGCGGTTAGCTACTTTTTGTTTGCTGAACTCGGAACATGGTTAGTTGCTTGGGTTCTAGTTGTTATTTCGGTTATTTTAATTACTGGACGTTCCCTTGGTGAATTAACAGGAAGCTTTTTCGTTAAAATGCTTGCAATCATAAAAAATGCCCAAGAAAAGCTAAAAAGTGATTTTCAGGATTGGAAAACGAACGTGACCAATGAAATAAGAAAACGGCAAGAGAAACAAAAGCAAAAATTAGAATCTCCTGTAACTTCCGAAGAGGCGCAAAATGTCTCTGTGGACGAGCCGTCTGAGCCGATTATTCATGACTTTTCTTCTCATGGGACACCACCTCCTATTGAACGAGCAAAGGAGATTACTCCGGTCCAAGATCAACAGGGTGACCCAAGTAATGACGGGGAAGACCAATCAGAAATAAAGGGACAAACAGTTGAAGAGGAGATCGGTGAACAGGACACGTCTACGCCACTCATCACCGCTGAATTTACGAATGCTGATTATCAACTACCACCGGCAGACTTGTTGCACCTCCCGAACAAGAACGGCCAGCAGCAAGAACGACAGCAGGTTTCGGCGAATGCAAGAAAGCTTGAACGAACATTAGAAAGCTTTGGAGTAAAAGCAAGAGTGTCACAAGTTCATCTTGGTCCCGCTGTTACGAAATATGAAGTGCACCCTAATATTGGTGTAAAGGTCAGTAAAATCGTCAATTTATCAGATGACCTGGCGTTAGCACTAGCGGCAAAGGATATTCGAATAGAAGCTCCAATACCAGGAAAGTCAGCGATTGGAATTGAAGTACCGAATCAAGAAGTTGCACTTGTTAGTTTGAAAGAGGTGCTTGATACAAGTGAAAAGCAGAATTCGTCGGTCTTATCTGTGGCTTTAGGACGGGATATTTCAGGGGAGCCGATTTTAGCTTCTTTAAATAAAATGCCCCACTTATTAGTGGCGGGTGCAACTGGAAGTGGAAAAAGTGTTTGTATCAATGGCATTATTACAAGTATCTTAATGAAAGCGATGCCCCATGAAGTCAAATTAATGATGATTGACCCGAAAATGGTTGAATTAAATGTATACAATGGTGTTCCACATTTGTTAACGCCTGTCGTAACGGAGCCAAAAAAAGCGTCACAGGCATTGAAAAAAGTGGTGAGTGAAATGGAGAGGCGCTATGATCTCTTTTCTCATACGGGTACACGAAATATTGAAGGCTATAATGAGCTCATCAAAAGGCAAAACAATGAAAATGAAGAACAACAAGCAACATTGCCTTACATTGTTGTCATTGTTGACGAGCTTGCCGACTTAATGATGGTTGCATCTGGAGATGTCGAAGATTCAATTACTCGGCTTGCGCAGATGGCTCGTGCGGCTGGTATTCATATGATCATTGCTACACAACGCCCGTCGGTAGATGTGATCACAGGTGTAATTAAGGCCAACATTCCATCACGAATTGCTTTTGGTGTTTCATCACAAACAGATTCTCGTACGATTCTTGATACAGGTGGCGCTGAGAAGTTGCTTGGTCGCGGTGATATGCTGTATTTACCAGTAGGAGCGTCAAAGCCGACGAGGATCCAGGGCGCGTTTTTATCAGACGAAGAAGTGGAACGGGTCGTAGATTTTGTAATTTCTCAACAAAAAGCACAATACCAAGAAGAAATGACACCGACAGAGGTGAAAGAGTCTGAACAAGAAGTAAGTGACGAAATATACCCAGATGCCGTTGAATTAGTGATGGAAATGAACACGGCATCCGTATCGATGTTGCAGCGTCGCTTCCGTATTGGGTATACGAGAGCCGCTAGGTTGATTGACGAGATGGAGGCAAGGGGAATAGTCGGTCCTTATGAAGGGAGTAAGCCTAGAGAAGTCCTTGTTGACAAACCGACAACAGAGGAAGCCTCATCCTAA
- a CDS encoding DUF3388 domain-containing protein encodes METKEWYLEYQIHRNRPGLLGDISSLLGMLSINIVTINGVEDMRRGMLIRSKSDDQIERFRAILNTIENITVTKLREPKLRDRLAIRHGRYIERDADDRKTFRFVRDELGLLVDFMAELFKKDRHYLVGIRGMPRVGKTESVVAASVCANKRWSFISSTLLRQTVRSQLAEDELDGDHIYIIDGIVSTMRATEKHRMLVGDIMRLPAIKVVEHPDIFIRETEYSLDDFDCIIELRNDDSEEITYDVVESGFSSFDIS; translated from the coding sequence ATGGAGACAAAAGAATGGTACTTGGAATATCAAATTCATAGGAATCGTCCAGGATTGTTAGGGGATATTTCTTCTCTATTAGGGATGTTATCAATTAATATTGTCACCATTAATGGTGTCGAAGATATGCGACGTGGCATGCTCATTAGAAGTAAAAGCGACGATCAAATTGAGCGTTTCCGAGCAATCTTGAATACGATTGAGAACATCACGGTAACGAAATTAAGAGAACCTAAGTTACGTGACCGATTAGCGATTCGCCATGGTCGTTACATTGAGCGAGATGCCGATGACCGGAAGACATTCCGGTTTGTTCGTGATGAACTTGGCTTATTGGTTGATTTTATGGCAGAACTCTTTAAAAAAGATAGGCATTATCTCGTCGGCATACGCGGGATGCCTAGGGTGGGTAAAACGGAGTCCGTCGTTGCAGCTAGTGTTTGTGCGAATAAACGGTGGTCGTTTATTTCATCAACATTGCTCAGACAAACCGTAAGAAGTCAGTTAGCAGAAGATGAATTAGATGGTGACCATATCTATATTATTGATGGGATCGTCTCAACGATGCGTGCTACAGAAAAGCACCGTATGCTTGTTGGAGACATTATGCGCCTTCCGGCAATAAAAGTTGTTGAGCACCCCGATATATTTATTCGTGAAACAGAGTACTCACTCGATGACTTTGATTGTATTATTGAGTTAAGAAACGATGACTCTGAAGAAATTACATACGATGTGGTGGAATCTGGTTTTTCATCATTCGATATTAGTTAA